One window from the genome of Alistipes sp. ZOR0009 encodes:
- the amrA gene encoding AmmeMemoRadiSam system protein A — MTEPCSVHVKLAKEAIEAAFSGGKVSPLQAHELTLPAACFVSLHMTDGALRGCIGTLEPRKSSLYEEIIANSLSAAFHDPRFEPLRQEELGHLYISVDVLHVPEPIASAEELDPLIYGVIVERGNRRGVLLPNLPSIATVDRQLAIAKSKAGIGAEEKVTLYRFMVDRYF, encoded by the coding sequence ATGACAGAACCTTGTAGTGTACATGTAAAGCTGGCAAAGGAGGCTATCGAAGCTGCTTTTTCGGGGGGAAAAGTATCGCCGCTACAGGCGCACGAGCTAACCCTTCCTGCGGCCTGCTTCGTCTCCCTTCACATGACCGATGGCGCCTTAAGAGGCTGCATTGGTACGCTTGAGCCTCGGAAGAGTTCGCTCTATGAGGAGATAATCGCCAACTCTTTGTCTGCAGCGTTTCATGATCCTCGCTTTGAGCCTCTACGTCAGGAGGAGTTAGGCCATCTTTATATATCGGTTGACGTACTGCATGTGCCCGAGCCAATCGCTTCGGCTGAAGAGTTAGACCCGTTGATTTATGGTGTTATTGTGGAACGAGGTAATAGAAGAGGTGTGCTACTACCCAACCTCCCCTCCATTGCTACCGTAGATAGGCAGCTGGCGATTGCAAAAAGCAAAGCTGGCATTGGAGCCGAGGAGAAGGTTACTCTGTATAGATTTATGGTTGATAGATATTTTTAG
- a CDS encoding DUF3109 family protein has protein sequence MIQIDNVILSLNVFEKQFCCDLTKCLGECCVDGESGAPVEEAEIAEMEREYENWKPYMTAEGIAAVEAQAVVVKDIEGEWTTPLIEGCECAYTYEENGITLCAIEKAHAEGKTTFRKPVSCHLYPIRVKNFSGGLVGVNYDRWQICGPARILGEKLGLPVYKFLKEPIIRKFGEEFYQKIEEAADMLALEDGNE, from the coding sequence ATGATACAAATTGACAACGTCATACTCAGCTTAAACGTGTTTGAGAAGCAGTTTTGCTGCGATTTAACCAAGTGTCTCGGCGAATGCTGCGTTGATGGGGAGTCGGGGGCGCCTGTTGAGGAGGCCGAGATTGCCGAAATGGAGCGCGAGTACGAGAATTGGAAGCCTTACATGACTGCTGAGGGGATTGCGGCCGTTGAGGCGCAGGCTGTTGTTGTAAAAGATATTGAAGGGGAATGGACTACACCGCTTATCGAAGGCTGTGAGTGCGCCTACACCTACGAGGAGAACGGAATAACCCTTTGCGCGATAGAAAAGGCGCATGCCGAAGGCAAAACAACCTTCCGTAAACCCGTTTCGTGCCACCTTTATCCAATTAGGGTGAAGAATTTTTCGGGCGGATTGGTTGGTGTGAACTACGACCGTTGGCAAATTTGCGGTCCGGCTCGCATTTTAGGCGAAAAGCTTGGCCTTCCTGTTTACAAGTTCCTCAAGGAGCCCATTATCCGCAAGTTTGGTGAAGAGTTTTACCAAAAGATTGAGGAGGCGGCAGATATGCTTGCCCTGGAGGACGGCAATGAGTAG
- the amrS gene encoding AmmeMemoRadiSam system radical SAM enzyme, producing the protein MEAKYYVSENGKVRCLLCPHRCAIAEGKSGICRVRKNINGRLTAISYGLISALALDPIEKKPLYHFYPGSKILSLGNVGCNFACQFCQNHVIAQAVEFDFDRYEQNIAPDFVVKKAKAAVADGNIGVAYTYNEPTVGFEFMLDIASRVKAKGLKNVMVSNGFIETEPLKELLDVVDAFNIDLKSSTNEFYAHLLGGKRDPVLNTLLEIDRAGRHLEITYLVIPDENDNRGEFRKTCQWIASNLGPSTVLHVTRYFPNYHFNQPPTSLTSILDLYGIAREHLQHVYLGNTGMSEYSNTYCDHCGKLMVERRSYQANLLGLSKDGKCLGCGNVAW; encoded by the coding sequence ATGGAGGCAAAGTATTACGTATCGGAGAATGGTAAGGTGAGATGCTTGCTCTGTCCGCACAGATGCGCCATTGCCGAGGGGAAATCGGGTATTTGTAGGGTGCGTAAAAACATTAATGGGCGGTTAACCGCCATCAGCTACGGGCTGATATCCGCTTTGGCGCTCGATCCCATCGAGAAGAAGCCGTTATACCACTTCTATCCTGGTTCAAAGATCCTTTCGTTAGGAAATGTTGGGTGTAACTTTGCGTGTCAGTTTTGTCAAAACCATGTTATTGCGCAGGCGGTAGAGTTTGACTTTGATAGGTATGAGCAAAATATCGCCCCAGACTTTGTGGTTAAGAAAGCAAAGGCTGCAGTGGCCGATGGAAACATTGGCGTTGCATATACCTACAACGAGCCAACCGTTGGCTTCGAGTTTATGCTCGATATTGCCAGCCGGGTAAAGGCTAAGGGGCTAAAGAATGTAATGGTATCAAATGGTTTTATCGAAACTGAGCCATTAAAGGAGCTTCTAGATGTTGTTGATGCCTTTAATATCGATTTGAAGTCGAGCACTAACGAGTTTTATGCGCACTTACTGGGTGGCAAGCGCGATCCTGTTCTGAATACGCTCCTAGAGATAGATAGAGCTGGCAGACATTTGGAGATAACCTACCTTGTTATTCCTGACGAGAACGATAATCGTGGGGAGTTTCGTAAAACTTGCCAATGGATTGCTTCCAATTTGGGGCCATCTACCGTTTTGCATGTTACCCGCTACTTTCCTAACTACCATTTTAACCAACCGCCAACGTCGCTTACCTCCATTCTCGATTTGTACGGTATTGCAAGGGAGCATCTGCAGCATGTGTATCTTGGGAATACGGGTATGTCGGAGTATAGCAACACCTACTGCGACCATTGCGGGAAGCTAATGGTGGAGCGGCGAAGCTATCAGGCCAACCTGCTGGGATTATCGAAGGACGGTAAGTGTTTGGGATGCGGTAATGTTGCATGGTAA
- the amrB gene encoding AmmeMemoRadiSam system protein B: MSIRENYAEGRFYGSTASAITRVFDDAVAAERPSICYSLKDKVIWGGVVPHAGHVYCAREAVHFFEIVKASGVLFDTVVLINPNHTGYGDAVSIDSHSHWKTPLGVVEVDMELANLMNVPISDAAQRLEHSAEVVLPFIQHFLGDTIRLLPINMRDQSYRSATNLAAELRLAVTSLQRKVLVVASSDFNHFKRPQVGYELDSYALEALLKFDLQEFERRVKDKKVSICGYGAIMALLQYAMLVDEQPKVDVLRRGHSGEVFRSDEVVDYVSLLVYSE; encoded by the coding sequence ATGAGCATCAGGGAGAATTATGCCGAAGGTCGGTTTTATGGTAGCACTGCAAGCGCAATTACTCGCGTTTTTGACGATGCGGTTGCAGCCGAGCGTCCTTCTATTTGCTATTCGCTAAAAGATAAGGTGATTTGGGGCGGTGTTGTGCCCCATGCTGGCCATGTGTACTGCGCTCGCGAAGCTGTACATTTCTTCGAGATCGTAAAGGCAAGCGGAGTTTTGTTTGATACGGTCGTTCTTATCAATCCAAACCATACAGGTTACGGCGATGCTGTTTCTATTGACAGCCATTCGCACTGGAAAACCCCTTTAGGGGTGGTTGAGGTTGATATGGAGCTTGCCAATTTGATGAATGTTCCTATTAGTGATGCCGCTCAGCGGTTGGAGCATTCTGCCGAAGTTGTTCTTCCGTTTATACAGCATTTTTTAGGCGATACGATTCGGCTTCTTCCTATCAACATGCGCGATCAGAGCTACAGAAGTGCCACCAATTTAGCCGCCGAACTTCGTTTAGCCGTTACGTCCTTACAGCGTAAGGTGCTGGTTGTCGCTTCTTCCGATTTTAACCATTTTAAAAGGCCGCAGGTGGGCTATGAGCTCGACAGCTACGCCTTGGAGGCTCTTTTGAAGTTCGATCTTCAAGAATTTGAGCGCAGGGTGAAGGATAAGAAGGTTTCTATTTGCGGCTATGGAGCCATTATGGCGCTGCTGCAGTACGCCATGCTGGTTGACGAGCAGCCTAAGGTGGATGTGCTTCGGCGTGGGCACTCCGGCGAGGTGTTTCGCTCCGATGAGGTGGTCGATTATGTATCTTTGCTGGTTTACAGCGAATAA